The Manihot esculenta cultivar AM560-2 chromosome 1, M.esculenta_v8, whole genome shotgun sequence genome has a window encoding:
- the LOC110619585 gene encoding methylsterol monooxygenase 2-2 isoform X2 has translation MLLSYPVFKHMGMRSSLPLPSWKVVLTQIIFYFILEDFVFYWGHRILHTKWLYKNVHSVHHEYATPFGLTSEYAHPAEILFLGFATIIGPAITGPHLMTLWLWMVLRVLETIEAHCGYHFPWSLSNFIPLYGGADFHDYHHRLLYTKSGNYSSTFVYMDWIFGTDKGYRKLKALKNTGVDDGVKQMKY, from the exons ATGCTACTTTCCTACCCTGTCTTCAAACACATGGGCATGCGAAGTAGTCTTCCATTGCCGTCCTG GAAAGTAGTTCTAACACAGATAATTTTCTATTTCATCCTGGAAGATTTTGTATTCTACTGGGGTCATCGGATTCTACATACAAAATGGCTGTACAAGAATGTGCATAGCGTCCACCATGA ATATGCCACACCATTTGGACTGACATCTGAATATGCTCACCCTGCTGAGATACTCTTTCTTGGATTTGCTACTATTATTGGTCCTGCCATCACTGGTCCCCATCTGATGACTTTGTGGTTATGGATGGTGCTAAGAGTTCTGGAGACAATTGAAGCACACTGTGGTTACCACTTTCCATGGAGCCTTTCCAACTTCATACCTTTGTATGGGGG TGCCGATTTCCATGACTATCACCACCGGTTGCTATATACTAAATCTGGGAACTACTCATCTACTTTTGTCTATATGGACTG GATATTTGGCACTGATAAAGGTTACAGAAAGTTGAAGGCGTTGAAGAATACTGGAGTGGATGATGGCGTCAAGCAAATGAAATATTAG
- the LOC110619498 gene encoding probable protein phosphatase 2C 24, whose translation MAEICYGVMSNGKGSTQCQGSSRRARRRRMDIRRFKFVTGVVPSSPLETEESSKRHKIEVHTASLPASRGDDGEDPVVENQYKRIVLKVENGKSENKEIVISSKSLNLMLSPSLLLSPIDLDSYPRYGIASVRGARRHMEDAVAIYPSFCSNDRTELHYFGVYDGHGCSHVAVRCRERLHELVKEELLESKEATIIEASTSEWKNAMERSFRRMDKEVIEWNQGVVVSNCRCEMQTPECGAVGSTAVVAIVTPDKIIVANCGDSRAVLCRNGKPVPLSSDHKPDRPDEWSRIQAAGGRVIYWDIPRVLGVLAMSRAIGDNYLKPYVSCEPEVTVTDRTAEDDCLILASDGLWDVVSNGTACGVARMCLRGKGQSCSLLENEVVLAGAAAATTGCGQISDKACSDASMLLTKLALARQSTDNVSVVVVDLSFIVA comes from the exons aTGGCTGAGATATGTTATGGAGTTATGAGTAACGGCAAAGGGTCGACGCAATGTCAAGGGAGTTCGAGAAGAGCCAGGCGGAGGAGAATGGACATCAGACGGTTCAAATTCGTCACAGGTGTTGTCCCCTCCTCGCCGCTGGAGACGGAGGAAAGTAGTAAGCGGCATAAAATTGAAGTTCACACAGCTTCATTGCCTGCTTCTCGCGGAGACGACGGCGAGGACCCAGTAGTGGAGAACCAATACAAAAGAATCGTGCTGAAGGTTGAAAATGGAAAATCGGAGAATAAAGAAATTGTAATTTCAAGCAAGTCTCTGAATCTGATGCTAAGTCCATCCCTTTTATTATCTCCCATTGATCTAGACTCGTACCCGAGATACGGTATCGCTTCAGTCCGTGGAGCGAGAAGGCACATGGAAGATGCTGTAgcaatttacccttctttctgTAGCAATGACAGAACCGAGTTGCACTATTTTGGCGTATACGACGGCCATGGTTGCTCTCAC GTGGCGGTTAGATGCAGGGAGAGACTGCATGAGCTGGTGAAGGAAGAATTGCTAGAAAGCAAGGAAGCAACGATAATTGAGGCGTCGACGTCGGAGTGGAAAAACGCGATGGAGAGGAGCTTCCGACGCATGGACAAGGAGGTGATAGAGTGGAATCAAGGGGTGGTGGTTTCTAATTGCCGGTGTGAGATGCAAACCCCAGAATGCGGTGCCGTTGGATCTACGGCTGTGGTTGCAATCGTAACCCCTGACAAGATTATTGTGGCCAACTGCGGTGACTCTAGAGCCGTCTTGTGCCGCAATGGCAAGCCTGTCCCCCTCTCTTCTGATCACAAG CCGGACCGTCCAGACGAATGGAGCCGGATCCAGGCAGCCGGCGGGCGTGTTATATACTGGGATATTCCCCGGGTACTCGGAGTTCTGGCAATGTCCAGAGCAATAG GTGATAATTATCTAAAACCCTACGTGAGCTGCGAGCCGGAGGTGACGGTAACGGATCGGACTGCGGAGGACGATTGCTTGATACTAGCAAGCGATGGGCTTTGGGACGTGGTGTCAAACGGCACGGCTTGTGGGGTGGCGCGTATGTGTTTGAGAGGAAAAGGGCAGTCGTGTTCTTTGCTGGAGAATGAGGTGGTGCTGGCTGGTGCTGCCGCCGCCACCACCGGATGCGGGCAAATATCGGACAAGGCATGCTCCGATGCGTCGATGTTACTGACGAAGTTGGCTCTGGCTAGGCAAAGTACTGACAACGTGAGCGTGGTCGTGGTAGATCTAAG TTTCATTGTCGCTTAA
- the LOC110619937 gene encoding tropinone reductase homolog At5g06060 translates to MEELDSSRSGSRWSLQGMTALVTGGTKGIGHAIVEELAGLGAKVHTCSRNETHLNDCLHEWQAKGFQVTGTLCDVSSRVNREDLMNKVSSLFNGKLHILINNVGTAIGKPTLKYTAEDFSYLMGTNFESAYHMCQLAYPLLKASGAGSIVFVSSVSGVLSVNIGTIYGAAKAAMNQLTKNLACEWAKDNIRTNCVAPWFIRTPLTEPDLNYGIFSNSIISRTPIGRVGEPEEVSSLVAFLCLPAASYITGQTICVDGGVTVNGFFFPGTENSTATQVPNNT, encoded by the exons ATGGAGGAATTGGATAGCAGCAGAAGTGGTAGCAGGTGGTCTCTTCAAGGGATGACAGCTCTCGTTACTGGTGGAACCAAAGGAATAGG TCATGCTATTGTGGAGGAATTGGCAGGATTAGGGGCAAAAGTGCACACATGCTCTCGCAATGAAACCCATCTGAATGATTGCTTACATGAATGGCAAGCTAAAGGTTTCCAAGTCACAGGTACACTATGTGATGTATCCTCTAGAGTCAATAGAGAGGACCTAATGAACAAAGTCTCCTCTTTGTTTAATGGGAAGCTTCACATCCTT ATAAACAATGTTGGAACGGCTATTGGAAAGCCCACTTTGAAGTACACAGCTGAGGATTTCTCATATCTGATGGGAACCAACTTTGAGTCTGCTTACCATATGTGCCAACTTGCATATCCACTTCTTAAAGCTTCAGGGGCAGGAAGTATTGTTTTTGTCTCTTCAGTTAGTGGAGTATTGTCAGTAAATATTGGCACCATCTATGGAGCCGCCAAAG CTGCAATGAACCAGCTCACCAAGAATTTGGCATGTGAATGGGCAAAAGACAATATCAGGACTAATTGTGTTGCACCTTGGTTCATCAGAACTCCTCTTACTGAACCT GATCTAAATTATGGAATATTTTCCAACTCTATCATCTCCAGAACTCCAATTGGACGGGTTGGAGAGCCAGAGGAGGTCTCTTCGTTAGTGGCATTTTTGTGTTTACCAGCAGCATCTTATATAACAGGGCAGACAATTTGTGTTGATGGAGGAGTGACAGTGAATGGTTTCTTCTTCCCAGGAACAGAAAACAGCACAGCCACCCAAGTTCCAAATAATACTTGA